The Helianthus annuus cultivar XRQ/B chromosome 11, HanXRQr2.0-SUNRISE, whole genome shotgun sequence region TGCTGAATTTTTGATTGTTATTCATGCCTATTATTTCAGTAGCTTGCAGAAGTtgaaaacaaacagtcttcttcttgcagactccAGAGGTTTGGTCTACGTCTTCTGGTTCAGATGTCTACAAacgtggtccgcagactgcataCATTTTACCTttgaaaaacaaacaacaccttagtcTTTTCACATGGAcctaactgagaaaactaacaaCCATTCACGCATGGGGCTATCCGAGTAACAACCAAGCTAACCAATGGAACAAAAGTCTAGTTTTAGAAAGTCGAGGACTATTGGTGAAATTTTTCCAAACCACAGCTACCTGAGCATTTTTCTCTTCTAGACTATGTTTCTATGTAGAGAAAATTACTTTTGGAGCCCCAATATTTTAGAGGTGTTAATCACTTGACTCAAAAATTTAAAACTTTAACGCCCCAAGTCCCTAAACGCACTTTTAGTAATACTtggagtccaaatttctaacatcgttagaattttttggttaaCTATTATTAAATAACCAAGTTACCCCTATAGTTAAAAAGTAAGAAAAAtgattttattattaatatatatatatatatatgtgtgtgtgtgttatctACACCATAACACACAATAGAATCCGAGTCTCTCTCTCATCACCTTCTCCCTTCCATACCCCTCTCTCAAATAAAGCttcccaccaccacaaccaccatcaccaccaccaccacaatcaccaccgcaccaccaccaccaccatcaccaccgcacCACTACCATTACAGTCACGAccgcaccaccaccatctcctccACCACAATCACCACAGACTAAGATAGAGCAGCTTGAGGTCATACATTCAACATCCAATTCAAAAAATCATCATCGATTTTCACAGATCTCAAAATTTACCATCGATCTTCACAGATTTGGTAACATTTGACAAGAAAATGAAATCGGAAACCCTTCGGTGAAGCTTTGTGGTGACTGTGAGTTTGTGACGGTTTTGGATAGATGGAAACCCTGATTGAGCTGGTGAAACGTCTGATAGGGATGGAGGAATGGAAAGTGCAGCTGGTGAAACGTTTGGTGACGGTTTGTGGTGATATTGATGGACAATTTTATGATCTGATTCAGCTGTTTCGGACAGGTGGAAGCCCTCCGGTTGTGGTGGCTCTTGGTGGTGTTGtttaggagagagagagagagagagggtgtgtgcgggagggggggggggttgtgtATATAGTAATAAAAATAGAAAAAGATCCTGTAAATACCTCATGCATTAAAGGGTTGTATCAACGTATAAAATGACTGAAATACCCTTTTACTTAACAAACTTGATAGACGATGTTGAAAATTTGGACTCAAAGGAATACCAAAAGAGAGTTTAGAGATTTAGAGCGTTAAATATTttagttttggactaaaatgattAACATTCCTAAGGGTGGACGGTATGCTCTCGGTGAGTGGAGCGGGGAGCTCACTTTGCCGCGCGGTGAACCATTGCTAGCCCTTGTTCGGTGAGTGGGGAGTGTCCAACTCGGTGTATACTCACTGAGTGTTTGAAGAGGAGAGAGGTGGTTAATGGTGGGTCCCCATTAACCAACaaatcacattttttttttttaaattgagtGAGTGTTTGACCATTGTTAGTGTTTGAGTGGAAAATGAAGAGTAGAGTGGAGACTTGACATGGCATAAGATTATTGGATAGTGAAAACAGAGAGTGATTCTAAAACacagactcaaaaagtaattctCTTCTATATATCAAAGTTAAATCcctttaatttataaaaaaaactcaaTAAACATCCCCATACTTTATTTTTAAAAGTTCTTACTTTTAATCAAACTAACTTTTTTTATCATTATTTTCATATCACAAATTCAAAAGATGAAATTATCAAAACATGTAGAATAACATTTCCCCACGTTTCCCCTTTAAAATATGATCATGATTGGGCTGGTCTGGTCACAACCCTCAAAATCACACGTCAACTCACAAGTGTGCTCGGTGACGATGAGCCACTCGCCGTAGTGgacgaataataataataatattatcaTCACCGAATTATTCCCTTTAATCCTCTCTCTATCTTCACCCAACAACAAATCCTCCacttgtattattattatttcaccggaaacacacacacacacacacacacacaccaattGTTTATGTTCCGGCAATGGTTTCGCCTGAGAACAACACCAATTGGATCTATGAGTACGGTTTAATTGAAGATATTGCGATAACTGATACTAATAGCTTCACCGTTCCGGTTTCTGGATTCACCTGGCCGGTTCAAACAGCTTTCAACGGTTCATCATCTAACCCTAGGTGATATTTTCTTACTCTTTTTGTTTAATATTGTAACTGTTATCATAATTGACCTGTTATTGCTGAGAATTTTGTTTGCTTGTTGAATTTAGGGTTTCATGCTTTGATGTTAGTTATATTAAATGTTAATAATCGTAAGAATCGGTAGATTCACTAGCGATTAATCGATTAATCAGAGTGGGATTTTATATGTAATGTTCAgttttatatgtatatacacatttttatatgtgATTTTTTTGAAGTTGACATGTTTTAACACCTTTTTCAACCCATATTTTGAAGCAAATAGGATTAATAGCCGGAATTTGCAGATTTTGGCTGAAATTTGGCCGGTATCGCTAGACTACCACAGATTTTTGGTCTATTAGGACCGGATTTGACCGACTAAGCGAAGGCTAGGCGTGATTTTTACAaccattttaataataataataataataataataataataataataataataataataataatgatgatgatgatgatgataatttgTAAAGTATGTAGTGTACGGTTTATGGTCTTGATTATAGTTTAAGCTGATTATATTtcagtaggttttttttttttgtttttttttagggggggggggggggattgatTGAATTGTGGAGATTTAATGTGGTTGACTAAAGTGATGAATTTGGGTTATGTGTGGTTTGTAGATTAGTAAACTGTTTGTAAATAGTTATAGAATAGGTGTGAGAGTGGATTGATttttatctgactaattgtggtTCGGTTTTAGTGCTGACGGGTCAATCGTGGATTCGGATGGACATAATGAATCTAGGTCAAAGAAACGGTAATCATTTCTTTCTTCTTAAGTTTGTACGCGTGTGTGTTTTTATGGATGGTTTGTGAAATTTGAAAGCACATTTTTTTGGTTGAATGTGTGAACCTTGATTTTAGAAAGCACTCATGAGGCGTGAGACGATCGCTTTTTAAACGCCTTGCAGCGCCTtacgctttttaaaaccaaggtgtGAATAATATTCTTTTGTAGCGTTACATATGAAATTTTCTTGGCTGTTTGACTCATGTACAACAGGGGAAGGGCTGAATCTTGCAGTGGTACAAGTAGCAAAGCATGTCGAGAGAAATTGAGGAGGGATAAGCTAAACGACAAGTATATTATTATCTGTTACAGCCTTTTTTCTATTATTTTCTATTTATCTTTTTATGTTTTGGCACTTACATTATGCCATGTGCTTAGGTTTGTTGAACTGGCATCAATTCTTGATCCGGGAAGGCCCCCTAAAATCGATAAAGCTGCTATTTTGGTTGATGCTGTCCGCGTAGTGACCCAATTACGAAAAGAAGCCCAGAAGCTGAAAGACTCTAGTTCAGATCTTCAGGAGAAGATTAAGGAGCTGAAGGTATTCCTGTCTGTTAGTGACTGTTACCTAGATGTGGCAATATGGGTGGCTTGGTTGACAAATTAAATGGGTAAtgtgggtcgggtcgggttgacCCAAAACACGATTTGTCTATAAGTTTTACTTTTTTTAACGATTATGCATGTGGAGGCACACAAATATGTACCTGGTTTCGCTTATACCAAATTGAGCTTAAAAATAAAGAATGATGAAAACGCAATAAAAATCttgaaaagactaaaatacccttggttACCTTGTCCGTTCCGTGAATTAAAAACCTATCAATTTGTCAAAATATTTTAGGGCGTTTTTGTCACACATGTTTTTTGCCGGATTTGGTTCAAACTTCAAAAGGGTAAATCGCTTTTTACGTCCTTTAAGTTTCAGCAAAATTTCAGGCGCTGTTctttaactaacaaaattacaaCGGATGTCTCTTATGTTTTAATTTCTTTACAGCAGCAGATGCcctttatgttttaattttttttacagcGATGTACTTTATTTTTGTAATCTTTTTAGGGAGAAAGGACACCTCCTGTAAAGAAATTAGAACATATAAAGGATATCCGCTGTAATTTTGTTAgctaaaggacaacgcctgaaattttGCTGAAACTTAAAGGACGTAAAGTGCAATTTACCCAAACAAAACTGAATAGTCTGAATAGGCCAATTCATGATTGGGCGGTTTAGACTAGTTTTGACATATGGGATTTAATGCATTTTGGGCTACTTTCGAACACATTTTCTCGTAAACTACTTTTTTTAACCCGTTAAGAGATAAAACAATTTGAATTTGACCCATTTTGGAGAAACCGAAGAACTTGTCTGTTTTCATGCTGCTTTTGGTTTTGACTTGTGATAGGCTGAGAAAAACGAACTTCGTGACGAGAAACAAAGACTGAAGATGGAGAAAGAGAAGCTTGAGCAGCAAGTAAACTCTATGAACCCACAACCTACTTTCATGGCTCCTCCACCCGCAATGCCTGCCGCTTATGCTGCTGCCGCTGGTCACGTTGGAAATAAGTTGGTTCCAGTCATCAGTTACCCAGGAATGGGAATGGCCATGTGGCAGTTCATGCCCCCTGCTGCGGTCGACACCTCACAGGATCACGTGCTCCATCCGCCAGTCGCTTAATTCAGTGATCGCTGGATGTGCAATCGGTTTGTCATTAATCTTATAATCTATGACTGTTAGGTTTGTGTTTGTGTAAGTGTAACTATGCTCAAATTTGGAATTGTACTCTTCATGTTATACTTTTGGCATGTATATGAAGTTAAACCAACTGTTAATGTGTGTGATTTTTGTTAGTTTTTTGGGTTATGAGCATAATCATGCCATCACGATCGATTAGAATTTCTTTAACAACTTGCACTCAGACTTTTCGATGATACGCCCCTTAGAAGAAAAAGGCTCTACAGTTAGATGCTAATAGACTAACACTATTACCCGATTCTGCACTTACTTAAGTGGCCAATAAAGTTGGAATCCCACCATATTAGTTGTCGATATTTGGTTGAATATCATTGCCTTTATTGATCCAATAATATTGGAGAAACTATAGATAGTGTTTCGTGTTCTACTAGGGGTGGCCACTGGCTAGTTGAATTGATGAACCCTAACACGACCCATATATTTGTGTGTCAGAGGCATCGATCCTAACCCAAACATTTTATAATTGTTTAACTCGAATTGTTTAACTTGAACACCATTTGAATGGCAAGGAATCTCACGTGTAAACCCACCCTGGTCGGGGCTATGTCCAAGGCCGACTCCTCGACCCCTAGACCAAGTTCTCAGGACTCGAACACCATCCTTTTAACCCATTTATGTAATGACTCAAACGGGTTGACAGGTCATAATGAAGTTTTGAGCGTGTTAAACGGGTTGTTGGGCTGTAATACATGGGTTAAATGTAGTAAACGGGCCGGCCTTCCGACCTTGTAAAAAAATCTACTTTTAAACGGGTTGTTGGGTTGAATTGTTTGTCCTGGTTATTAAACGAGTTATATATAACAACTCAAAACCTAATTGTTTTCGTGTTTTGTCAGACAGAATGACAAGAAAGATCATGAAAGAATTTTATGGATATACAAAACATACAAAACCTCATGGGTATGATGATACACATGGCAATATACCAAAAAAAATGTAGTGTGATTGTTGTATCCTTTCTAAGCTGCTGTAATGTGGCATGACTTGATAAACTTATCTGAGTAATTGACATACTTTGTCCATAGTTTCTTTAGCTCCGGAAACGCTATATCTAACCACGGTTTTGCTCGACCGTTAAAATGAATAACCGCCGCTCGTTCAACATCCACTGCACTTGTATTTTCTTGGTACCCGAGCCCCAACATATGCCAAAACGGGTCGATAACATGCACATGACCATGAAACGCTATCAAACCAGGAGGTAAAGTTCCTAGCTGCCACAAACTCAGATCCGACTTCAAGTTCTGCATGAGATCAAACAAACGGTTAACTTGTGTGTGTTGTGTAGTGTGTTTTTGTGAGTTTTCTTGGTAGATCACTTACCTCTTCAAGCCAGTAATGGTAATTCTCACTTATGTTAGTTTTTCTCCAGGCTTCAAGATCAAATATGTTCATGCCATAAGCCCAAGCACATTCATTTGGATCGAAGTTCTTCGATATTAATGGGTGAGAAAAGTTTAAGTAGCTCTTGAACCGCTTTGACATTACAAATTTATCGCTCCCTCTACACGTTTCAACGGCTCCGTTCACTTTTCCGTTCATGTCGATCTCCCATAGAGGTGATAAATCAGATTGAACCACAAGGTCGTCGTCTAGGAACACGACCTTGTTAAGACTCGGAAACATCTGCAAAGATGAGTGTAAGGAGAACGAAGAGGGTATAATGGTCAAATTATAAATTGTATATGAGTCTATGACTTACCTGTGGAAGATAAATTCGCACATGGTTCATAAGTGAGTTGTACTTGGGACTCATAGCTTGCAACTTAGAAGCAATGACATGCAGTTTCTCGGTGTTATTAGCCACAATCGCCGATGACCCACCTCTAAACTGAGCCCGAGCCTTTTGATCCTTCTCCATAGCCTCCAAAACCGGGACCTTTCCCTTTGCAAACCAATCAAAATGGTGCAACGCCTTGACCTCAATCACTGCGGGTGCTAAACGGTGCAAAGAAAACCATGCTTGCATTGGGGAGTAAGTTTTTCTGTCAGTGATTATATGAAGAACCACCATTTCGGGTCTTAACGAGTTGTAAACAAGAGATGTTGCTACAACCGATGCTGCAAGAACGTTATCTGATGCAAGAACAAAGTGGAAGTAGGAGTTGTTAACGAGGGTCGGGACAAGCTCTGGCACAGGGAGTTGGAGGCGTGCGGCGGCATTGTTGGCGTGCTCGTGGGCTAGCCGGAGGGCTAGACAGTGGAGGTTTTTCGGTATGCTACTGGATGCCACGTGGCGGTAGAGGTATTCTTGGATTTTAGCTGTTCTAGTCCTTTGTTCAAGAAGTGTTAtctaagaaaagaaaaataaaacatgtttgtcagaagaaagaaagatttgatACCACTTACTCTAtctgcctttcaaaaaaaaaaaaaaaaaaaaaaaacttaatctAGCTTAACGGGCCTAGGACCGGGCTCAAGGAAACTATTAAGGACCGAGTAGATGTTCCATGGCTAACTAAACTTTTTGGGCTTTATTGGACCAGTGCTGGGCCCAACATGATACTTTTTTAAAGCAACCTATTTTGACCCGAACCTTTTTTTacttgacccgttttgacccgttatCTAGATTGACCCCACTGTAGAGGataccatgtttttaagcttgaTGGCAAAGGTCTTTGCATCTGGTCTATTGCTGCCTTTCATACTAGTAACAAATTCTTCTAAAGTTTGAGGGATATTTGGCCCTCCAACTATCTCATCATGGCTGGATGGCTCTTCCAAGACTTGATATATTACTTGTGGTACCTTGCAGAAACCAAATGAACATTTTAGTCCCTAAACTTTTAGAATTCATATGACATAACATGGAGGTGTTAGCATCTTACAGCTGAAGCTGACTGAAGGTTTCTTCCCCTTAATACAGCGGGTGATAGCTTCTTCCCCAAGCAACCTGCAAGACATTTAGGAACAACGGGCTTAGCGTGTGCTTGACCGTATGTTAGAAAAGGGAAATACGTACCAATGGTGGAGCATTTGGTTTGATCATCAATGATGTCAACCGAGCTTAAAACATAGATGAATCGCATAAGGAAAGTGAACAACAAGAGTGAATAGAAAAGTGTCTTGTAAGACAATTTTCGAGACCCGACTTTAACTTTTATGAACTCCCTCACACCTTTCCCAGTCATCACCGTAACATGTCGTAAACTTGGAGATATATGTAACTGCATTTTGATCAAACTATACAAAACAAGAAACCGAGCCCCCGAGCTTCAAAGAGTTCACAACAAGCACCTTTTGGTTCGGGTTGGGCTACGGGTTGGGTTGGATTTTGTGGTGATATATACTACAAATGTGTGTTTGGGTAGATAGTGTGGAAAGTGTTTGTGGAGATGCTAGGAGGGGTATGCCTTATGCCTATGTTCATTGTTGTTGAGAGTTTCCCATCTTGCACCTAACCTTTACCTTGCTTAAGGTTTAGTATagtgtctctctctctctctctattatatatgtatatattatattattttatattccTTTGAACTTGAAACAAGAGGTTGGACAGAAACTAAGCGACAAGAAAACCTTAGCCATAACGAAAATAagaattaaaataatatatttatgtCTAAAGTTAAAGAAATCCAGATTCATTCTCGATAATAGAAGTGAATTTAACAGAATATTTACTATAATATATAGACATACATATATAGGGGTCAGTACGACTGGCCTTAACGTACAATACGTACACGATTAGAAATACCCACGTTATAAACCTCAAAAGACGAAAACCCGCATGTTGTATTTATGAAACCCGGACTTCCACAAACTCGGAAGCCAAAAAAATACAAAATCCGCATGTTATAGTTATCAAAACCCGCATGTTATATTTACCAAACCCAGACTTCACAAACTCGGAAGCCAAATTGTACAAAATCCACATGTTATATCACTCAATCCGCCTGTTATATATTAATCGCGTACGCATCGTACGTTAAGAATATTGTACAATATACTTTCTCTCTGTGTATATATATTCTGTGATGTATTATTTAACTGAGGTACGTCACGTATAAAGAATAAAAAAAGAGTGAGATGTTTGGTGATGATTTGGCTTTCAAGTTATTTACCATCcaaataatttaagttgaaaagCGAACATGTGTTATTCTATTTTTAGTTGATGTAACGCCTCTTCCAACTAGAAAAGGACGCTTTAATAATATATGTTGACTATCAATCAGTAGAGGAATGTGATGTTGAAGCCCCAACATTAGTTATTCAGCATGATCCAGGGTTGTTAAATGGGATTTGTTTGTGGGTTGACGGTTTAAACCATATAGAACTCAAAATCGTATTTGACACATGAACTTGTTCTGTTTAActtgatatttttatattattgttctacatattattattattctaaaattataaattaaaaataaaaggtATGAATGTATATAAACCAATTACGTTTGATCAAAACCGATgcttattattttaaatttaatttttaaacTTTTGGCATAATACAAAATCAGTCTTAGTTATGACataatatattttttcaagaatttATAAAAGAGACGGATTAAACATGCTAACCCGTAAACCCATATAATTGACCTGAACATGGCTTATTTACCTTCATGTGCTTGTGAGTTTGACCAAAAAATAATCCAAACCTCTTGGACTAATCTCAAACCTATAAATTCTATATCAGAATTATGTAATATGTAATGCTTTTTATTAGCAAAAGTTGTAATTTTTTCGTCAATTTTCCTAATGGATAGTCgtggatatatatatttttttgttaaaatgttTTTTTGGCAGACTTAACAGGTGGATGGTATATTTTCCAACGAATTTCCGAAAACGAATTTATGCGACTTTTTAATTATAAATAAAGTATTAGAAGACATTTTTTATTGTTTACAAATGTTATACaaactaggtttaaagaagttcgtcgcgttgcggcgaatttcttttgttatttagtctgtgtttacatgtattttgaaatcactacgagcgtgttgcgaaTGGAACTGCtgataagaataaaaagaaaatgtagaaaaaaacactaaaagataatcgaaagaaaatcaaccaaaaaagttgtatggtaacgatgttgttcgtatgaaacccgtggtcaaaGATGGGCAAATTGTTCTGgctctgggtaccggtaccaaatttgccgaaccgaaagatcttaagtaccaattttgtactgacttttggcgttcctggtaccggttcactaccgttttttaccttcatataccggtatcgtaaccggtattttcgatatcaATACCGATTCTGTATGGTTGGCaccaagctcatccctacccctgaaactaaaaaaataaaaaattaaaagttgaagaaaatcaacaaaaaaaaagttgtacgataccgttgttcgtacggtaatcgtgatcagggatgaacaaatggtaccgggtagcagcactgaatttcccgaaccaaaagatttccaatatcaattcggcaccaactttt contains the following coding sequences:
- the LOC110889969 gene encoding transcription factor ILR3, coding for MVSPENNTNWIYEYGLIEDIAITDTNSFTVPVSGFTWPVQTAFNGSSSNPSADGSIVDSDGHNESRSKKRGRAESCSGTSSKACREKLRRDKLNDKFVELASILDPGRPPKIDKAAILVDAVRVVTQLRKEAQKLKDSSSDLQEKIKELKAEKNELRDEKQRLKMEKEKLEQQVNSMNPQPTFMAPPPAMPAAYAAAAGHVGNKLVPVISYPGMGMAMWQFMPPAAVDTSQDHVLHPPVA
- the LOC110889970 gene encoding probable galacturonosyltransferase 12 — its product is MQLHISPSLRHVTVMTGKGVREFIKVKVGSRKLSYKTLFYSLLLFTFLMRFIYVLSSVDIIDDQTKCSTIGCLGKKLSPAVLRGRNLQSASAVPQVIYQVLEEPSSHDEIVGGPNIPQTLEEFVTSMKGSNRPDAKTFAIKLKNMITLLEQRTRTAKIQEYLYRHVASSSIPKNLHCLALRLAHEHANNAAARLQLPVPELVPTLVNNSYFHFVLASDNVLAASVVATSLVYNSLRPEMVVLHIITDRKTYSPMQAWFSLHRLAPAVIEVKALHHFDWFAKGKVPVLEAMEKDQKARAQFRGGSSAIVANNTEKLHVIASKLQAMSPKYNSLMNHVRIYLPQMFPSLNKVVFLDDDLVVQSDLSPLWEIDMNGKVNGAVETCRGSDKFVMSKRFKSYLNFSHPLISKNFDPNECAWAYGMNIFDLEAWRKTNISENYHYWLEENLKSDLSLWQLGTLPPGLIAFHGHVHVIDPFWHMLGLGYQENTSAVDVERAAVIHFNGRAKPWLDIAFPELKKLWTKYVNYSDKFIKSCHITAA